A portion of the Thunnus albacares chromosome 5, fThuAlb1.1, whole genome shotgun sequence genome contains these proteins:
- the si:dkey-72l14.3 gene encoding glyco_hydro_56 domain-containing protein: protein MAWTKPRPHPHPNPEPKLTLYNLRTHTSATTFSSASIKAQPPVLLPLLLLLFAAFADLGTAGPPQPARPPLLSGQPFIIFWGIPDSSCSSRPDPGSFGMEREGRVMVFYEDTLGNYPYFVDRDTAVNRGLPQHTRLESHLQKTQQDLETALPAPRYLGLGVLRWSEWVPQWSRNREKQAMYLEASRNLLKAFFPSWTPEEVEKWSQVDFEAAAQSVMMETLREVKRLRPKALWGVSPYPSCYTGDPTQTMLANYTGQCPAAEMALNDELLWLWKRCSALYPLLTLEKLQGGTSGARLYLSSQIREAQRVSSLAGTAFDLPVFPLVKSVYTSTNTFLSQADLVSTIGESAAMGTAGVVIWERSETKTERECQDLAEFVRKVLGPYSINVTTATRLCSASLCQGKGRCVRQNPGSSAYLHLPPLSEVVEKVTEKAEAAKATDQPDTDAKPAEPDPAEIWKKDFQCQWYKTADRDASDQQSPKDGASVGGTVEENAGDVVGTTTASTIASMTKGASGTELRGSPTPTLAVPTDCATSLLSSPNLTVLLLLMAASFCLEP from the exons ATGGCGTGGACCAAGCCACGGCCGCATCCACACCCAAATCCAGAACCAAAACTGACACTTTATAATCTCAGGACTCACACATCAGCCACAACTTTTTCATCAGCCAGTATTAAAGCCCAGCCTCCGGTTTtacttcccctcctcctccttctgtttgCTGCCTTTGCTGACCTTGGTACGGCTGGTCCACCACAACCAGCTCGCCCCCCTCTCCTGTCTGGACAGCCTTTTATCATCTTCTGGGGTATTCCTGACTCTTCCTGCTCCAGTCGGCCTGATCCTGGATCTTTTGGGATGGAACGGGAGGGCCGTGTGATGGTCTTTTATGAGGACACACTGGGGAACTACCCGTATTTTGTAGACCGAGACACAGCGGTCAATAGGGGTCTACCACAGCACACACGGCTGGAGAGCCACCTTCAGAAGACGCAGCAGGACTTGGAGACAGCTTTACCTGCCCCAAGGTACCTTGGGTTAGGGGTCCTACGCTGGTCAGAGTGGGTCCCCCAGTGGTCAAGAAACCGAGAGAAGCAGGCGATGTATCTTGAGGCATCAAGGAACCTGCTGAAGGCTTTCTTTCCTAGCTGGACCCCGGAAGAGGTGGAGAAGTGGTCACAG GTGGACTTTGAGGCGGCAGCCCAGTCAGTAATGATGGAGACTCTAAGGGAGGTCAAAAGGTTAAGGCCCAAAGCATTATGGGGCGTCTCCCCTTACCCCAGCTGCTACACCGGTGACCCCACCCAAACCATGTTAGCCAATTACACCGGCCAGTGCCCTGCTGCAGAGATGGCCCTTAACGACGAGCTCCTGTGGCTATGGAAACGATGCTCTGCCCTCTACCCTCTCCTCACTCTGGAGAAGCTGCAG GGTGGAACCTCTGGAGCCAGGCTTTATTTGTCCAGTCAAATCAGAGAAGCACAACGAGTATCATCTCTGGCTGGAACAGCATTTGATCTTCCTGTGTTCCCACTGGTCAAGAGCGTCTACACCTCAACTAATACTTTCCTGTCACAG GCAGACCTGGTCAGCACCATCGGAGAGAGTGCTGCCATGGGAACAGCCGGAGTTGTCATCTGGGAGAGAAGTGAAACTAAGACAGAG CGGGAGTGTCAGGATCTGGCAGAGTTTGTCCGTAAAGTCCTGGGACCTTACTCCATCAACGTAACCACGGCAACTCGACTCTGCTCAGCCTCCCTGTGCCAGGGAAAAGGTCGATGTGTCCGTCAAAATCCAGGAAGTTCTGCCTACCTCCACCTCCCGCCCCTCTCAGAAGTGGTGGAGAAGGTGACAGAAAAG GCAGAGGCAGCAAAAGCCACAGATCAGCCGGACACAGATGCCAAACCAGCTGAACCAGACCCAGCTGAGATCTGGAAGAAAGACTTCCAGTGCCAGTGGTACAAGACTGCAGACAGGGACGCTTCAGATCAGCAGTCCCCCAAGGACGGGGCTTCTGTTGGGGGAACAGTAGAAGAAAATGCTGGTGATGTAGTGGGGACTACAACAGCCTCTACAATAGCTTCAATGACAAAAGGTGCCTCTGGGACTGAGTTGAGGGGAAGTCCAACGCCTACACTGGCAGTACCTACAGACTGTGCTACAAGTCTGCTGAGTTCCCCAAACCTAACTGTCCTGCTGTTGCTGATGGCTGCAAGTTTCTGCCTGGAACCTTAA